CGTCGGAGCCCTCCTTGTCGCCCTGTCCGACGAATTTCCGTACGTCGAAGCTGGCGGAGAGGAACTCCACGAGCGCCTCGGCGGTGTCGCGCGACTCCGTGAAGAGGATGGCGCGCTCGCCCTCGTTGATACCGAGGGTTTCGGCCAAGAGGATCCGGGCCTTCGAGAACTTCGGGTGGAGCCCGTCGAACGACTCCGCCTTCCGCATCGCCTCGCGAACCTTGGGGTCCGCGACCATGCGCTGGCTCGCCTTCGACGCGCCCGACGAGCGGGCGGCCTCGCGCTGGCGCTCGAAGTAGCGCCGGACGGACTCGACCGACTGGGTCTCGACCAGTTCGGTCGCGCGCCGGAGCTTCATCACCTCGGCGTGGGTGCTCATTCCCTTGTACCCGTCCGACTGGTCGTTGTCCATCATCTGCTTCAGCTGCCCCCGCATCTTGTTGAGGTCCTTCTGTGACAGGTCCGGGTTCGTCGTGTTCGTCACCCCCAGCCGTTTCAGCTTCTCTAACCGGTCGGTGATCACCTCGTTGAGCGCGTCGCGGATGTCTAAGACCTCGTCGGGGAGCGTCACCTGCTCCCACTGCACGTCGGTGTCGTGGGTGTACTCGTCGACGTCGGCGTCCTCCTCGGTCATCACCTCGACGTTCACGAGTCCGAGGTTCTCACAGACCGTCTCGATCTCCTCGGTGTCGCCGCCGGGCGAGGCGGACATGCCGGTGACGAGCGGGTCGGCCGCGTCGGCGTGGTAGCGCTCCGCGATGTAGACGTACGCGTAGTCGCCGGTAGCGCGGTGACACTCGTCGAAGGTGAGGTGGGTCACGTCGCGCAGCGAGATCCGGTTGCCGACGAGGTCGTTCTCGACGACCTGCGGGGTCGCGATCACGATCCGGGCGTCCTCGAACAGCGCGGCGCGGTCGTCGGGCTTCACGTCGCCGGTGAACACGACTATCTCGTCGTCCGGAACCGAGAGCGCCTCGCGGTAGAAGTCAGCGTGCTGCTGGACGAGGGGCTTGGTGGGGGCCAAAAACAGGGCCTTCCCGCCCGCCTCGTGGAGGCGCTCGGCGGTGACGAGCAGGCTGACCGTCGTCTTGCCGAGGCCGGTCGGCAGACAGACGAGGGTGTGTTCGTCGGCCGCGGCGTCGGCCAGCTGGAGCTGGTAGCGGCGTCGCTGGAGGAAGTCGTCGACGAGCAGGGGTCTGTCGATCCCGGCGGCCTCGGTCGCCATCGGCGGTGCTTCGCCGCCGTCGGCCTAAAGCCTTCGCGAAGCGGGGTGAAAGTTATCCGTCTGTTGAGCGCTCCTCTCGGAGCTCTTCGGGGACGTCCTCGTCGACCAGCTGCGCCCACTCCGCCAGCCGGTCGCCGGATCTGCTTTGCGTGCTCATCAAGCGACGGATCTCCGTGACGCGTATTAACATTTACCCTGATTCTGCACGATTTAACATCGGTCGGCCGGCTCCGGCGTCGCCCCGGCGTCGGAGCGCGCGCTGCGGCGACACGCAGCGCCCCCGTCCGGCCCGACTCGCACGCCTTTTACCGCTCACGCGCCTCTGGCCGGCATGAGCAAACTCGACGAGTTCCTCGCGGGCGAGCGGCTCGACGACGTGGTCTTCTACGTGAGCGACGCGTACCTCGACGACGACTCCCGGCTCCGGAGCGTGGGCACCGAGACCGACGGCGGCGTCCGGCTGATCCTCGACGGCGAGACCGGCCGCTCCGCGTTCCAGGCGGGCACGGGCATGGGCGCGATGGAGTTCGCTAAGACGGCGATGGGCGCCGACGGCGAGATCGCGCGCACCCTCGACGACGGGGTGTGCCCGTTCGCGAGCGACGGCGACGGGGGGGACGCGGGCGAGGGCCCCGACGGCGACCACGGGATCCGGTTCGTCTTCGCGTTCGCGGAGGCGCAAAACGAGGAGGTCGGCGGGCTCTACGCCGAGGGCGACGTGGTCCACGCGTACGCCCACTGTACCTGCGGCGAGAGCTACTCGCACAAGTGGGTCATCGGCGACCGCGACGGCGAATAAGATCGGCGGCGACCGCGACGGCGAAACGACGGCGGCGCTCTGTTCGGCGCTACTCCTCTTCGGGCGCGTCGTCTTCCGGCACCGCCCCATCGACGAGCGACTGGTCGCCGTACTGCTCGCGGAGGTCCTTCTTCGAGAACTTCCCGGTGGCGGTCTTGGGCACCTCGTCGATGAACTCCACCGCGTCCGGCACCCACCACTTGGGGTACTCGTCGCGGAGGCCGGTCTCGATCCGCTCGACGATCTCCTCGCGGTCGACGCCGTCGGCCACGACGACGAACGCGACGGGGCGCTCCTGCCAGCGCTCGTGGGGGACGCCGACGACGGCCGCCTCGCTGACGCCGTCGTAGGCCATGATCGCGTTCTCCAACTCGACGCTGGAGATCCACTCGCCGCCGGACTTGATCACGTCTTTCGTGCGGTCGACGAGCTGCATGTAGCCGTCCTCGTCGACGGTGACCACGTCGCCGGTCTTCAGCCAGCCGTCGACGAACTCCTCCTCGTTGGCCTCGGGGCGCTTGAAGTACTCCTTCGTGACCCACGGGCCGCGGATCCGGAGCTCTCCGAAGTCCTCGCCGTTCCACGGCACCTCCTCGCCGTCCTCGTCGATGACCTCGAACTCCAGGCCGGGGGCGACGAGCCCCTGCTTCGAGCGCTTGTTCACCTGCGTGTCGTAGTCAGCGTCGCGCAGGTCGTCTTTCAGGTGCGAGACGGTGCCGATGGGCGACAGCTCCGTCATCCCCCACGCGTGGAGCACCTCCACGTCGCGCTCGTCGTACCACTCGACCAGCGCCTTCGGCGCGGCCGCGCCGCCGATGATCACGGTGTCGAGCGTCGAGAGGTCGACGTCGTTGCCCTCCTCGATGTACTCGCGCACGCCGAGCCACACCGTCGGGACGCCCGCGGAGACGGTCACGCCCTCCTCCTCGATCAGCGCCGCGAGGTCCGCCGGGTCCGGCGAGGGACCGGGGTAGACGTGTTTCGCGCCCGCGGCGGCCGCGGTGAACGGCATCCCCCACGCGTTGACGTGGAACATGGGGACGACGGGCATCACCACGTCGGAGTCCTCCATCGGGATCCCCTGCGGCGTCTGGGAGGCCATCGTGTGGCTCCACAGCATCGACTGGGTGTACTCGACGCCCTTCGGCTTCCCCGTCGTGCCGGAGGTGTAACAGAGGCCGGCGGGCTGGTCGCCGTCGAGGTCGGGCCAGTCGTACTCCGTCGAATGGTCCGCGATG
The sequence above is a segment of the Halorubrum sp. 2020YC2 genome. Coding sequences within it:
- a CDS encoding DUF5807 family protein, with protein sequence MSKLDEFLAGERLDDVVFYVSDAYLDDDSRLRSVGTETDGGVRLILDGETGRSAFQAGTGMGAMEFAKTAMGADGEIARTLDDGVCPFASDGDGGDAGEGPDGDHGIRFVFAFAEAQNEEVGGLYAEGDVVHAYAHCTCGESYSHKWVIGDRDGE
- a CDS encoding long-chain fatty acid--CoA ligase, whose translation is MPGGHAQTLRPFMWRAERLYPDTEIVSRTHEGRTRHTYAEYADRTARLANALDDHGIERGDRVATFCWNNTRHFETYFGVPNTGAQLHTINPLLPDEHIRYIVDDADDEIIFVDPSLAEKIAGAAEGAEEFDGVDFVAMGSEGIDALDAPAYEEFIADHSTEYDWPDLDGDQPAGLCYTSGTTGKPKGVEYTQSMLWSHTMASQTPQGIPMEDSDVVMPVVPMFHVNAWGMPFTAAAAGAKHVYPGPSPDPADLAALIEEEGVTVSAGVPTVWLGVREYIEEGNDVDLSTLDTVIIGGAAAPKALVEWYDERDVEVLHAWGMTELSPIGTVSHLKDDLRDADYDTQVNKRSKQGLVAPGLEFEVIDEDGEEVPWNGEDFGELRIRGPWVTKEYFKRPEANEEEFVDGWLKTGDVVTVDEDGYMQLVDRTKDVIKSGGEWISSVELENAIMAYDGVSEAAVVGVPHERWQERPVAFVVVADGVDREEIVERIETGLRDEYPKWWVPDAVEFIDEVPKTATGKFSKKDLREQYGDQSLVDGAVPEDDAPEEE